The proteins below come from a single Alkalispirillum mobile genomic window:
- a CDS encoding cobyrinic acid a,c-diamide synthase gives MLGFLQGFAYGLWLSCLPWFIAGLINPHIALPTASPRRWQLFLRYWLAIPFLAFLLWLTSLWGGFGPSLAGWLTGLVAIPAGLFVERRWRRWQAAWVARRAAVDRQAGQEQARAEAERRAREARLRVLDPDHPPAGADDTVRALCRIKRALQEQGRRDLAVQADRLYSRYTHVISVLHGRFDAEEMAFRRALGLVREVTGSAIERLERAVSLVAGAAPIDTNFVRRRLAETSLDAGERRALERRLALAEDAERQVREAVAANEAALTALDDAAVSVSRIDTGPSRRAQAAEEALKELHRFAARASQYEERP, from the coding sequence ATGCTCGGGTTTCTTCAGGGTTTTGCCTACGGCCTTTGGCTCTCCTGCCTGCCGTGGTTCATCGCCGGGTTGATCAACCCGCATATTGCCTTGCCCACGGCATCGCCCCGACGCTGGCAGCTCTTCCTGCGCTACTGGCTGGCTATCCCTTTTCTCGCCTTTCTGCTCTGGCTGACCTCGCTGTGGGGCGGCTTTGGGCCCAGCCTTGCCGGCTGGTTGACCGGTCTGGTAGCCATCCCGGCGGGTTTGTTCGTGGAGCGTCGCTGGCGCCGTTGGCAGGCCGCGTGGGTGGCCCGGCGGGCGGCGGTCGACCGACAGGCCGGGCAGGAGCAGGCGCGGGCCGAGGCAGAGCGCCGGGCCCGAGAGGCGCGCTTGCGCGTGCTGGACCCGGACCACCCCCCAGCCGGTGCCGATGACACCGTCCGGGCGCTGTGCCGGATCAAACGCGCGCTGCAGGAGCAGGGGCGTCGGGATCTGGCCGTGCAGGCGGACCGTCTTTACTCCCGCTATACCCACGTCATATCGGTACTGCACGGGCGGTTTGACGCCGAGGAGATGGCCTTCCGGCGGGCGCTCGGGCTGGTCCGGGAGGTGACCGGCTCCGCCATTGAACGCCTGGAGCGGGCCGTTTCACTGGTGGCGGGGGCGGCGCCCATTGATACCAACTTTGTGCGCCGACGCCTCGCCGAGACGAGTCTGGATGCCGGAGAGCGGCGGGCGCTGGAACGCCGACTCGCCCTGGCAGAGGATGCCGAACGCCAGGTGCGCGAGGCCGTGGCGGCCAACGAGGCGGCGCTGACCGCGCTGGATGATGCCGCCGTTTCGGTATCGCGCATCGACACCGGGCCAAGCCGACGGGCCCAGGCCGCCGAGGAAGCACTCAAGGAGTTGCATCGGTTTGCCGCTCGCGCGTCACAATACGAAGAACGCCCCTGA